In the Klebsiella aerogenes KCTC 2190 genome, one interval contains:
- a CDS encoding carbohydrate porin → MTDTFQFKSGLVMASPFLIAFGCNATAETTAWSPTVLGYEPPTPGLFGDWGGMRTTLADNGFNYALIYSTESAYNADGGFNSDKHFAFTDQTALLFNQDLEQLTGISDAKIEGLITNRNHDDNLTTERVQDPRARFNDLTQEVWGGGSITRLGYLTFSRTFDDRKLKWRIGQMNYQQTFDQSIPCDFQVLSLCGGKSAYAQTWSTWNIHSWGTTFAYALTPELTIKTGVLEQNPSASDRSRAWSFNANGSKGVLLPLEAEYKTIVNGLSGVYNAGVLYTNSPQYDLYTPVGKTTKVYDNTWFFWGGFNQQITQKPGDREQGMSISASMSLADQRTNPYHIVASAEMRYRGLFDARPQDYLGLGVSWFDMSNHLAHSARESNNINNITDYYNPLYQPVAGKAVNFDLYYRLRPVSWLDIQPDIQYWINPGGIKETKNALVIGLKTAVRF, encoded by the coding sequence ATGACTGATACCTTTCAATTTAAATCTGGTTTAGTGATGGCGTCCCCTTTTCTTATTGCATTTGGATGTAACGCTACAGCGGAAACGACGGCTTGGAGTCCGACTGTGCTAGGTTATGAACCCCCCACACCGGGTTTATTTGGCGATTGGGGTGGGATGCGAACAACGCTGGCCGATAATGGGTTTAATTATGCCTTAATTTATTCTACCGAAAGTGCTTATAATGCTGACGGTGGCTTTAATTCTGATAAACATTTTGCTTTCACCGATCAAACTGCATTGCTTTTTAATCAAGATCTTGAACAATTAACCGGTATTAGCGATGCAAAAATTGAAGGCCTGATTACTAACCGCAACCATGATGACAATTTAACGACAGAGAGAGTTCAGGACCCTCGGGCACGCTTCAATGATTTAACCCAAGAAGTATGGGGAGGAGGGTCGATAACCCGATTGGGTTACCTTACCTTCAGCCGCACCTTCGATGATCGAAAATTGAAATGGCGCATTGGTCAGATGAACTACCAACAGACCTTTGATCAGAGTATTCCATGTGATTTTCAGGTCCTTTCGTTATGTGGTGGCAAGTCCGCATATGCGCAGACCTGGAGTACATGGAACATCCATTCATGGGGAACAACGTTTGCCTATGCTCTGACACCTGAACTCACGATTAAGACTGGCGTGCTCGAACAAAACCCCAGCGCGTCTGATAGATCTCGGGCATGGTCATTTAATGCGAACGGCAGCAAAGGCGTTTTATTGCCTCTTGAAGCAGAATATAAAACAATTGTGAATGGACTGTCTGGGGTGTATAACGCAGGTGTCTTATATACAAATTCTCCACAGTACGACCTTTATACACCAGTAGGTAAGACAACTAAGGTTTACGATAATACATGGTTTTTCTGGGGAGGATTCAACCAACAAATAACGCAGAAGCCAGGCGATCGGGAACAGGGGATGAGTATATCGGCCAGCATGAGTCTCGCGGACCAACGTACAAATCCTTACCACATAGTTGCCTCAGCAGAAATGCGTTATCGCGGTCTTTTTGATGCTCGCCCACAGGATTATCTTGGATTAGGTGTTAGTTGGTTTGATATGAGTAATCATCTCGCACACAGTGCACGTGAATCGAATAACATAAATAACATCACGGATTATTATAATCCACTTTATCAACCTGTAGCTGGTAAAGCCGTCAATTTTGATCTTTATTATCGCTTGAGACCAGTCTCATGGCTGGATATTCAACCAGATATACAGTATTGGATTAATCCAGGTGGGATTAAAGAAACCAAAAATGCTCTCGTGATTGGACTTAAAACAGCAGTAAGATTCTAA